The Corynebacterium callunae DSM 20147 genomic sequence GACGATATCGGCGTCTACCTTGGTGGCGGCTGCAAGCGCGCCCTTAAGCGCCATACCGGTGAGGCCAGACTGCTTTTCGACGGTGGTGGTGATAAAAGATGCCATGTCATTAACGGCGGCATCGAAGTTTGCAGAGACGATGAGTTCTTTAAGTGTGGTCATGGACTCATCTTAGGTGAATGAGAAAAGGTCGGCGCTCAAATGGGACTTGAGGGGCCGACCTTTTTCGCACACAGTGTTGCGATCCTTCCTCCACAAAAAACTGAAACCACAACAGCCTCTGTAATCACAACAGTCACAAAGCTTACATATCTTCACAACTATGCTGCAACAAATGCCAAAGGATCTTGTCTGATGGGATGTAAAGCTACATGGATGGCCGCCGTGCGCAGGATATGGGAATCGGCACGTTGAATGCGTAATTGGCTGCCAGTGGATTCGCGTAGGCGAGTGACCACAATGCGCAAGCTATCTGGATCCAAAGTGAAGGCTTCACCAGCAAAAACGATGGAATCAGGATCCACTACGTCCACTGCGGAAATCACCGCGTCAGCAAGCTTGTGGGCGCGTTCATTAAGGATTTCGCGGGCTACGGTTTCGGTCCGAGCTCGGCTGACCAGCTCGGCGAAAGTACGGGCAGCAATGCCGCGTCGAGACGCTTCTTTAAGGGTATTGGAATTACCAAAAGCTAGTGGAGTGCGTCCGGAATTGGGTCGGTGCACGGCACCATTAAAAATCCAGGCGTGTGAAACAACCTCACGCGCATAAAAGTACAAGGTAGAAGGCTCAAAATACGGCGTGGGATTAAGTGGGGCGTTGATAATTTCGGTGCCCGCCATCGCCGCTACACCGGTTCCGATGGAGATAGGGAAGGGGAGAAACTGCTGAATATCCACCTTTTCCCAGCCATAAGCAGGTGAAGTAACAGTGCCGTCCGGTGCCACATGGGCGGAAAAAGCCAGGCCAATATTAAGCGGATCGGGCAGCCCGGCACCCAGATTTTGCAATTGATTAATCACAAAATCGAGGGTTTCTGGCGGTGTGAAATTAGTGACATCATGGTCAAGCTTTTGGTGCCTAATAACACGTCCTGCCAGGTCACAGACTGTAATTTCAGAGCTGCGCACACCGATGTGAGCACCCCAGGCGACCAAATGGCGGCCATCAATGCCCAGTTTGGTGCGGGGGCGTCCGGAGCGCGTGCCGTCCTCATTTTGAGCCCGAGTTTCTTCCACCAAACCAGCATCAATCAGCGCGGATACATGCCGGGTGATACCAGCCTGTGAAAATCCCAAATCTTGTTGCAGCGATGTGCGGTCGGCATCGGTGGCGCGAATTTGATGGAAAACGCGGGCGATGGGAAGCTGCGGGGCGCAGATGTGGATCGGCGTGATTTGCTGTGTGAGTATAGGCACATGCTAGACAGAGTGGTCTTTAAAGTCATTATTAAAATTCACCACATTTAGGTGTGGAAATAAAGAAAATCTAGACTAATTGGTCTATATATTGCGACTAAGTAGGATGCGCTGAGTGACGGCGGCAAAAGTTTCATTACGTCCGCTTAGTGGCTCCAAAGTGCGAATCAACTCGGAGACCCGCGCCGCCATGGCCTCTGCGGAAGCGTGTACCTCAACTCCATAAAAGCTGGCCGTACTCACGGCTGATATCGCTGCCAGCGCTGCAAAATCGCGCACTACCACGCCGTGTACCGCCCCCACTTCATCGGCGATTACCAGCAATTGCTCGGGACTTAAGCCCCTCATCGCTGCTGCCTAATACGCTTTTCGACGCTTGCATACTCGGCCACGTAACCGCGTGCCAGCTCTGCGACCTCGGCGTCTTCCAAAGCGCGGCCGGCGGCCGCAATGATCGCGCGAATTGCAGCTTCCTGTTTGCTGCAACCTTGTGCCCGGGCAAGCAGGGTGAGCGCGCGGTCCTGGGCGTCGTTAAGCCTTAAAGTCATTGCCATGAAGAAATGGTATCGCTTTGATACCACTTTATGGGGCTACAGGGCGTTAAAAAGCTCTGTGGACTAAAATTAGGCAGGTTGACACGAAGAAAGGTGATCAGTGAGCGACGACAATACCGCACAATATGACCGCATCAATCCCATTGATATCAATGAGGAAATGCAGTCGAGCTATATCGATTACGCCATGTCCGTCATCGTCGGCCGTGCCCTCCCAGAGGTTCGCGATGGCATGAAGCCGGTTCACCGCCGTGTGCTTTATGCGATGTTTGACAATGGTTACCGCCCCGACCGCAGCTATGTGAAGTCCGCAAAGCCAGTGGCAGACACTATGGGTAACTTCCACCCACACGGTGACTCCGCAATTTATGACACTTTGGTACGTATGGCTCAGCCATGGTCCATGCGTTATCCGCTGGTAGATGGCCAGGGTAACTTCGGTTCCCGCGGCAACGACGGCCCGGCAGCAATGCGTTATACCGAGTGCCGCATGACTCCATTGGCGATGGAAATGGTGCGCGATATTCGCGAAAACACCGTTAACTTCTCTCCAAACTACGATGGCAAGACTCTCGAACCAGATGTTTTGCCATCTCGTGTGCCAAACCTGTTGATGAACGGCTCCGGCGGCATCGCCGTGGGTATGGCCACCAACATCCCACCACACAACCTTAATGAGCTTGCCGACGCCATCTTCTGGATTCTGGAAAACCCAGACGCCGAAGAATCTGAAGCACTCGAAGCTTGTATGAGCTTTGTGAAGGGGCCGGACTTCCCAACTGCTGGCCTGATCATCGGTGATAAGGGCATCCACGATGCCTACACCACCGGCCGTGGCTCAGTTCGTATGCGTGGCGTGACCTCTATTGAAGAAGAGGGCAACCGCACCGTCATTGTTATTACTGAGCTGCCTTTCCAGGTAAACCCAGATAACCTGATCTCTAACATTGCCGAGCAGGTTCGCGACGGCAAGCTCGTGGGCATCTCCAAGATTGAAGATGAATCCTCCGACCGTGTTGGTATGCGCATTGTGGTTACCCTCAAGCGCGATGCCGTAGCTCGCGTGGTGCTGAACAACCTGTTTAAGCACTCCCAGCTGCAGACCAACTTTGGTGTGAACATGCTGTCCATCGTTGATGGCGTGCCTCGTACCCTGCGTCTGGACCAGATGCTGCGTTACTACGTGGCGCACCAGATCGAAGTCATCGTGCGCCGCACCCAATACCGCCTCGACAAGGCTGAAGAGCGCGCCCACCTCCTTCGCGGCCTGGTCAAGGCCCTGGATATGCTGGACGAGGTCATCGCGCTCATCCGCCGCAGCCCAACCCCAGATGAAGCCCGCACCGGCCTCATGTCGCTTCTCGACGTCGACGAGGCGCAGGCTGACGCAATTCTGGCAATGCAGCTGCGTCGCCTGGCGGCACTGGAACGCCAAAAGATCATCGATGAGCTCGCTGAAATCGAGCTGGAAATCGCTGACCTGAAGGACATCCTGGCAAGCCCAGAGCGTCAGCGCAGCATTGTCCACGATGAGCTAAAAGAAATCGTCGACAAGTACGGTGACGAGCGTCGTTCCAAGATCATTGCCGCTACCGGCGACGTCTCTGAAGAAGACCTCATTGCCCGTGAAAATGTGGTGGTCACCATTACTTCCACCGGTTACGCAAAGCGCACCAAGGTTGATGCTTATAAGTCCCAAAAGCGTGGCGGTAAGGGCGTACGTGGCGCGGAGCTCAAGCAAGACGACATCGTGCGCCACTTCTTTGTGAGCTCCACCCACGACTGGATCCTCTTCTTCACCAACTATGGCCGTGTCTACCGACTCAAGGCCTATGAGTTGCCAGAGACCTCTCGCACCGCACGTGGCCAGCACGTAGCTAACCTTTTGGAATTCCAGCCAGGTGAGCAAATTGCCCAGGTTATCCAGATCGAAAGCTACGAGGATGCTCCTTACCTCGTCTTGGCAACTGCACATGGCCGCGTCAAGAAGTCCCGTCTTTTGGACTATGAATCTGCCCGTTCCGGTGGACTCATCGCCATCAACCTCAACGAGGACGACCGTCTGATCGGTGCCGCTTTGTGTGGCGAAAATGATGAACTGCTCTTGGTCTCTGAATACGGTCAGTCCATCCGCTTCACTGCTGATGATGAGCAATTGCGCCCAATGGGCCGTGCCACCGCCGGTGTGAAGGGTATGCGTTTCCGTGAAAACGATCAGCTGCTGTCCATGTGTGTAGTTCGCGATGGTGAATTCTTGCTGGTAGCTACCTCTGGTGGTTATGGCAAGCGCACCCCACTGGAGGATTACTCCACCCAAGGCCGTGGTGGCCTGGGTGTTGTGACCTTCAAATACACCCCGAAGCGTGGACGTCTCATCGGTGCTATCGCCGTGGAAGAAGATGACGAGATCTTCGCCATCACCTCTGCCGGCGGCGTAATCCGTACCGTGGTCAACCAGATTCGTCCATCTTCACGTGCCACCATGGGCGTGCGTTTGGTAAACCTCGAAGAAGGCGTCGAGTTGCTAGCCATCGACAAGAATGTCGAAGATGAAGGCGAAGAAACCGCAGAAGCAGTAGCAAAGGGTGCAGTCGAAGGACCAGCTTCCAAGGCAACTGCAGAAAGCACCGTTGAAAGCACAGACGATAGCGACGAGGAGTAAACCTTGGCATCTCGAGAAGTATCCATAACCCGAATTTCGCCACTAGCCACCTTCCGCGTGGCACTGGCCATGTCCATCATCGGACTCGTGGCGTGGATCATCTGCGTGTCTTTGCTTTATTTCGGACTCAATGCAGCAGGTGTTTGGCAAAACCTGAATACTGTCATCGGTGGAGTTGGCGCAGAACAGTCCATCACCTTCGGTCTAGTACTCAGTGTGTCCGCACTGCTGGGTGCGATCGCCGCGATCACCATTGCAATTCTGGCGCCTTTGGCAGCCATTATCTACAACGCGATTGTTGATCTCTTTGGTGGCCTGAGAATTCAGCTCCAAGAAGAAGTTGATTAACTCTTAAAACAGTCCCTGCTTAAACCCTTGAAAAATAGGGTTTAAGCAGGGGATTTGTTAGTTTAAGAAGTTATGGGTAAAGTCTTACCTCGTTCCTAAGGGGCCTATAGCTCAGTCGGTTAGAGCGCATCGCTGATAACGATGAGGTCGCAAGTTCGATTCTTGCTAGGCCCACCAGGAATAAAGGGGCATTAGCTCAGTTGGTAGAGCACCTGCTTTGCAAGCAGGATGTCAGGAGTTCGATTCTCCTATGCTCCACAGTTCAAAAAGAACCACTTTCCGGATCGGGGAGTGGTTCTTTTTCTTTTCTCCCGTTTTTTAGGGGCTGGGAAAAGGGGCTTTGCGCTGCCGTTTTGGTAGTTGCCAAGCTTGTCGGTAGAGTCTTTCATTGTTCCCATAAGGGCCTATAGCTCAGTCGGTTAGAGCACATCGCTGATAACGATGGGGTCGCAAGTTCGATTCTTGCTAGGCCCACCAAATAACTAAAACACCGGGTGTTAAGAATTAATTTTCTTAACACCCGGTGTTTTTGATTTCTGCCGGATTAGCCCTGATTAACAGGCTTAGCGGTTGTTATATGAAAAGCAGGGTCATTTTCATGTGCAACTTCTAATGTTGCTGTGCTTCGTCGGAGTTCTCCGCCAGCGGATAAAGCTGCAATAAGGAAGACAATGAGACCAGCGAGGGTTACTAGCGCGCCAGCCAATAGGGGAGATGCGTATCCGAGTCCAGCAGAGATGGTTAGTCCACCGATCCAGGCACCTAGAGCATTGCCGACGTTAAAAGCTGCGATATTCGCACCTGAACCCAAAGTTGGGGCTTCGGTGGAATAGGACATGATTCGCATCTGAAGTGCTGGGACAGTTGCAAAACCAAAGCCACCCATGAGGAATAGCGCAATGATGGTAGCGATCTGATTGCCAGCCACCTGAGAGAATATGGCGAGGATGATCACTAGCCCGATGAACAGAGTTAATAGAGTACGTCCAAGGTTCTTGTCAGCAGCACGCCCACCGAGGAAATTGCCCACAAAGAGGCCCACGCCAAACAAAACCAGCAGCCATGGCACGGTTGTGCTGGCGAATCCCGAGACGCCAGTCAAAGTGAATGCCATATAACTAAATGCGCCGAACATACCGCCATAACCAAGCACGGTAATCAGAATTGAGGCCCACACCTGCCCCGAGGTGAAGATGCGGAACTCGCTGAGGATGCTGCCATTGTTTTGTGGCTGTGCAGCAGAAGCAGGAATTAGGACAATAATGCCGATGAGTGCGATGACACCAATGATGCTGATCGCCCAAAAGGTTGCACGCCATCCGGCTGCTTGTCCCAGAAATGTGCCTAGTGGAACGCCCAAGACATTCGCGCTAGTTAAGCCGGCGAACATCATTGAAATTGCGGCAGCTTGGCGGTTTGGAGCTACTAGTCCAGCTGCAACGACGGAGCCGATGCCAAAGAACGCACCATGGCAAAGTGCTGCGATTATGCGACCCAGCATAATAATTTCATAACTTGGGGCAAGTGCCGAAAGCATATTCCCCATGATGAACAAGACGAGCAAAGCAACCAGCGCCACCTTGCGATTAAGCCGTGTCATGGCAATGGTGAGGATAATTGCGCCGACAGCGACGGCGAGTGCATAGCCGGAGATGAGATAACCGGCGACAGCCTCGGTGACATTAAAATCTGCAGAAATTTCGGGTAGCAGTCCCATAATGACGAACTCGGTGAGTCCGATTCCGAACCCGCCGATGGCGAGTGCGAGCAGTGCGAGAGGCAATGCGTGGTCCTTTCGGAAAGAGCATCAATGAAGTGATAGATGCATAAGCAATTAAGCGCGTATGCAATAGTTGCAAACGCAATGAAAATATACTTGCACACGCGCACTATCGGCGCAAGTAGTGTATTCTGAGCAAGAGTAAAAATAAGGAGGGGTTCATGGGAATCACGGATGATGCAGTGGAGATTCGGGCACGTGGTTGGCGCACTTTAGCGGCCTTGCACGGACTTATTGAAGCTGAGCTGGAGCGCAGCCTGCAGAAGGAACATGGACTCTCTGTCGTAGAATTCACGGTTCTTGATGCACTTAGCCGACAGGATGGTTGGAATATGCGTATGAGACAGTTGGCCCGTGCTGCAGCTTTATCCAGTAGCGCTACAACTCGCCTGGTCACCCGCTTGGAAGATCGCAATCTTCTCACCAGGATCTTGTGTGAAGATGATCGCCGCGGTATCTACACTGAGCTCACTCCCGAGGGGCAAAAGCTTCTCCACGACGCCCATCCAACCCATGATGAAGTATTGGCGTCAGCACTTGATCAAGCCAGGGAACTGCCGGAGCTAGCCCCTCTTGTTTCTGCTATTTATGAATCGCAAACCGCCGTCTAAAGTTGCTGATTTTTTTCTTTAGGGTGTGTGGGTGTAAGATTTGAAGAGCAATTTGGGGCATTAGCTCAGTTGGTAGAGCACCTGCTTTGCAAGCAGGATGTCAGGAGTTCGATTCTCCTATGCTCCACAAATTAAAGGATCCCGAGCCAGAAATACGGCTCGGGATCCTTTGCGTTTTAAGGCTCCCGAAAATGTCGTTGACCTTTTGCTCTTGGCACCACATGTTAAGGCCTTAGAGGGGCGTACAGCGCGTGGGTTTTCAGGTTGTAAAATGGGTTTTATTCACAAGGTGTGCCGATTCAGACCAATTGGCGTGGAGCGGCCATGTATTTACGTAGATTAGGGCCCCAAATTCCGGTAGTTAGAGCCCAATCTACGTAAAGTAGATAATGTGAAGCATATTTTGGGGCGGATTGGGACCACATCAAGACGGTTGCCGGAAAATGTGGAGCAGGCAGCGGATTTTTTTATAAAGCATGTTCGGGTGTAACATAATAAGAGCAATTTGGGGCATTAGCTCAGTTGGTAGAGCACCTGCTTTGCAAGCAGGATGTCAGGAGTTCGATTCTCCTATGCTCCACAAATGAAAACCTCCTTGGAAAATTATTTCCAAGGAGGTTTTTGCTTATTCAGCTGTTTTGGAGATGGTCTCTTCCAGGGCAGCCTGGATTTTCTCCATGGTCTGCGGATAAGCGGCGGTGATGTCGATGTTTAGCTTGTCGGCAAGCACAAACACCCACCACATGGTTTCGGAGAGTTTGTGCTCTAGCTCGGCACGGGCATCGCCGTCGATATTCCAGGTGCCTTCTTCGGCAAGCAGCAAACGGCCGATATTTCCGACATCGTTGGCAAAGCCGATCTGTAATTCGTGCATAGACCAGGTTTTGCCATTAAAGCGCTCTTCGAGAATTTCATACAGCTTGCGGACTTCTAAAGCTTGGTCGCGTGCATCAGATAGTGGATTTGTCATTTAAGAAATACTTCCACAAGAGACGTCGAAAAGCGCTTTCTAAAGCGCCTAGCCAGTCACCCCGGTGAGCTCATTTGGGGTGGCAGGCAGGGTAGCGGAGGATAGGATCTTGCCATTGCTTAGGTCAACAACGTGCAGTTTATTGGTGGCGGGCTCGGAAACATAGGCGCGATCTCCCTGGATGAAGAGGGTTGGGCGAGCTTCCTGCCAAACTTCGGGTTCCATCCACGGCGCAATGACCGGGTAGGTGTGCAGAATTGAGCCGGAGTTTTGGTCGATAATATGCAGTTGGCCATCGGTGCCAAGCACTACGGCTTCGCCTGCAGGTCCGCGGCCGAGGGAGCGGAAGGAATAGGAAGTTCCCAGGTCAACGAGGGTGAGCTGGCCGGTTTCAGTGTTGGTCAAGGAGATGCGCTCGGGACGCTCCAGCTTGGCATTTTTATCAACTTTGTAGTCACCCAGGATCACTGGAGACATGTCACTGCCAGCCTGATTGCCGATGCGTCCATAGGAATCGGGGGCTTGAATCTTGCTGAATTTGCCATCTTTGTAGATCAGCACGCCGTCTTCACAACCCAGTGCGATTACCTCATTGGCTGCCGCGGCCTCGCCGTGAACTCCCGGGCATTGTTCATTACGTGCAATTTCCTTGCCCTCGGCATCAAAAACAATGGCACCATTACGAGAATCAGAATTTCCCAGGGTGTGCAGCAAATCGCCATTTTCCAAGGCCACAGCCACACCATGATGAGGTTCCAGGGCTTCTTTTACCATTGGCTCAGCGTCTCCATTTTCCTGGAGATCAGCGGATTCAAAAATTTGAATTTTGCCATCGCCGTCACCAAAGAGCACGGTTTTGCCAGCATGTCGCACTACGTGACCTGGCTTTTGGGTGCCATAAACAGTGTCGGTGAGCTCAGGTTCGGCGGTGTAGCTGTGGGTATGATCGCCATGCGGTTCGGTCCAGGCACCAGCATCAAAAACCTGGAAGCCCGCGCCGGTTGAGACAAAGACGTGTCGGCCATCGCCTGCGGAGTTGAGGCGATTAAAACCTTCGAGCGGGGTATCTTCCAAAACTTCCAAAGTATTGGCATCGAGGGTCAAAATGCCGCCATCGTAGGTGGTCACAATGCGTGCCTGCGGAGAATCCGCTTCCTGGGCAGTGCCACTACCGTGAGCTTCGTGTCCATCTTCAGCGTGCATAGCGCTTGTCGACGCCGCTGCGCTGGAGGAGGTTGCACCAGAATCAACTGTTTGGGAACTGCAGCTGCTGAGCAAAATGGAGGTGGTGGAAATCGCTGCTATGGCCAGCAATTTATGTGAAGGCTTCATATCATCTCCTAAAGATGGGCTTGGGTCAGTGCATCTGAGATGCGTTGGGCATTGATCTTTTGCATGCTGAGGTAATCGCCGGCTTCACCATCAGCTGCGGTGAGAGATTCGGTATAGAGGGGCACTACTTGCACCTTGATTCCGGCGTTGCTGGCTAGCACGTCGGCAAGCTTTTGCGGGCTGGAGGAATCGGTGAAGATGGCTGGCACGCGGTTCTCGGTGATGGCAGTTGAGATATCTGCCAGGTCAGCTGCAGAAGGTGCGGCTAGGGTGCTGCCGCCCGGGATGATGGTGGCGATCACGGAATAATCAAAACGCGCGGCGAGATATCCAAAAACATGGTGATTGGTGACCAGCTTGCGGTTTTGTGGTGCCACCTTATTAAGTAAGGTGCTCACTTCTCGATCCAGCTCTTGTAACTGGGTGCGATATGCGCTGGCAGATTGAGAAATTTCGGCGGCCTGCGCCTCATCCACATTTGCGATGAGTTCAGCCTCGATGATCTCGGTGGCGGTAATCATGCGCGCCGGGTCGGTCCAAAAGTGTGGATCTTTGACGCCAGGGGAGTACTCAATGGGATTGATGAGCTCTCCCACCTCAATCACCTCAACTCCCTGACTGCGTGCATTATCCAGATTGGCTAAGAGGCCCTTTTCAAGCCCCAGACCATTGGCGACAATCAGATCGGCATTTTCCATCGCAGCAGCTTCCTGTGCAGAAATCCCAAAAGAATGTGGATCGGCATTGGGCTTCATAAGTACCTGTACATCGGCGGAATCTCCCACCAATTGGCTAACAACATCGCCCAGAATATTGGTGGTAACCACGATGTCTGGGGTGGTGTCAGTGGTGGAGCATGCGGTGATACCGAAGGTAAAAGTGCAGCACATAGCCACTAAAGCGGCACTGCGTGCACCAACCCTTTGCCTGTTATTGAAAATTTGTTTCAGTATCACGCGTTGCAGTTTAACTTACTAATGACATTCTTTGTCAATAAGCAAATAAAGAAAATCACAGCACTTAATAAGGTGATGGTGGCGCCCGCGGCGGTATTGGCATGCCAACTAATCAATAGGCCACTATAAATTTCTGCACATCCAAGTGCTGCAGCAAGGGTCATGATTAAGGGGATACGTCCGGTGTGTGCAGCTAAAATACATGCCGTTGCAGGTGGTCCAATAAGCAGTCCAAAGACTAAAAGGGTGCCCACAATTTGGAAAGAAACCACTGTCGCCAAAGCGATCAGGATCAACATGATCAGGTGGGTAAGGCGGGGGTGAAGGTTGAGGGTGTGTGCCTTGCGTTCATCAAAAGTCAGCGCCAAAAAAGGGCGATGGAAAATCCATAACATCAGCGCGCCCACCAGAACTGCGGCAATGATGAGGTAAATATCTACCGTCCGTACGCCTAAAATATCGCCAAAAAGAAACGCTGTAAGGTCAACTGCCTGGGAATCTGAGCGGGAGACTATCACCACGCCAAGGGAAAGCATGGTGATAAATTGCAGGCCAATGCTCACATCCTGGGAAAGTGTGGATTTACGCGCGGTCCACACCACGCCACCGGACATGATTAGCGCACTAATTCCGGCGCCGATCATGAGGTTTCCGCCAAGGAGGGATGCGATGGCGACTCCGGGCAGCATGCCGTGAGACATGGCATCGCCAAAAAATGTCAGTCGGCGCAGAATTACCCAGGTGCCAATGAGTGCACATAAGACGGCGACCAGACAGCCAGCTATTAGTGCGCGGAAGACAAATGAGGCGGCAAAAGGTTCGATGAAAAACTCCATTTGGAAATGATAACCGTTATCATTAAGGAATGGGAGAAATCAGAGTAAAGGACCTTAGCTGCGCATATCGCAATGTCACAGCCTTAAAGAACATCAACGCCAGCTTTCCCCAGGGCAGTCTCACGGCACTAATCGGCTCCAATGGCTCTGGAAAATCCACTCTTCTAGGAGCTCTAGCCGGCACCATCACACCTGTCTCGGGGAGTATCAGCGGACTGCCTAAAGAAATAGCTTTTGTACCGCAGCGCAGCCACGTTCCGGAAAATTTACCAATCAGCGTGTGGCATACCGTGAGCATGGGACGCTGGCTCAGCCGCCGCCCCTGGCAACGCCTCAGCGCGAGCGACCGCAACATTATCAACAGCGAACTAG encodes the following:
- a CDS encoding metal ABC transporter substrate-binding protein; the encoded protein is MILKQIFNNRQRVGARSAALVAMCCTFTFGITACSTTDTTPDIVVTTNILGDVVSQLVGDSADVQVLMKPNADPHSFGISAQEAAAMENADLIVANGLGLEKGLLANLDNARSQGVEVIEVGELINPIEYSPGVKDPHFWTDPARMITATEIIEAELIANVDEAQAAEISQSASAYRTQLQELDREVSTLLNKVAPQNRKLVTNHHVFGYLAARFDYSVIATIIPGGSTLAAPSAADLADISTAITENRVPAIFTDSSSPQKLADVLASNAGIKVQVVPLYTESLTAADGEAGDYLSMQKINAQRISDALTQAHL
- the aztA gene encoding zinc ABC transporter ATP-binding protein AztA, which gives rise to MGEIRVKDLSCAYRNVTALKNINASFPQGSLTALIGSNGSGKSTLLGALAGTITPVSGSISGLPKEIAFVPQRSHVPENLPISVWHTVSMGRWLSRRPWQRLSASDRNIINSELERLGISDLASRPLGELSGGQRQRALIAQGLAQQAPLLLFDEPLSAIDADATLLIAKVIAEEKAAGKTIIIATHDVAQTRDADRTITLERGEIKCQHKASESIM
- a CDS encoding MarR family winged helix-turn-helix transcriptional regulator; amino-acid sequence: MGITDDAVEIRARGWRTLAALHGLIEAELERSLQKEHGLSVVEFTVLDALSRQDGWNMRMRQLARAAALSSSATTRLVTRLEDRNLLTRILCEDDRRGIYTELTPEGQKLLHDAHPTHDEVLASALDQARELPELAPLVSAIYESQTAV
- a CDS encoding MFS transporter, which translates into the protein MPLALLALAIGGFGIGLTEFVIMGLLPEISADFNVTEAVAGYLISGYALAVAVGAIILTIAMTRLNRKVALVALLVLFIMGNMLSALAPSYEIIMLGRIIAALCHGAFFGIGSVVAAGLVAPNRQAAAISMMFAGLTSANVLGVPLGTFLGQAAGWRATFWAISIIGVIALIGIIVLIPASAAQPQNNGSILSEFRIFTSGQVWASILITVLGYGGMFGAFSYMAFTLTGVSGFASTTVPWLLVLFGVGLFVGNFLGGRAADKNLGRTLLTLFIGLVIILAIFSQVAGNQIATIIALFLMGGFGFATVPALQMRIMSYSTEAPTLGSGANIAAFNVGNALGAWIGGLTISAGLGYASPLLAGALVTLAGLIVFLIAALSAGGELRRSTATLEVAHENDPAFHITTAKPVNQG
- a CDS encoding nucleoside triphosphate pyrophosphohydrolase family protein — encoded protein: MTNPLSDARDQALEVRKLYEILEERFNGKTWSMHELQIGFANDVGNIGRLLLAEEGTWNIDGDARAELEHKLSETMWWVFVLADKLNIDITAAYPQTMEKIQAALEETISKTAE
- the aztD gene encoding zinc metallochaperone AztD codes for the protein MKPSHKLLAIAAISTTSILLSSCSSQTVDSGATSSSAAASTSAMHAEDGHEAHGSGTAQEADSPQARIVTTYDGGILTLDANTLEVLEDTPLEGFNRLNSAGDGRHVFVSTGAGFQVFDAGAWTEPHGDHTHSYTAEPELTDTVYGTQKPGHVVRHAGKTVLFGDGDGKIQIFESADLQENGDAEPMVKEALEPHHGVAVALENGDLLHTLGNSDSRNGAIVFDAEGKEIARNEQCPGVHGEAAAANEVIALGCEDGVLIYKDGKFSKIQAPDSYGRIGNQAGSDMSPVILGDYKVDKNAKLERPERISLTNTETGQLTLVDLGTSYSFRSLGRGPAGEAVVLGTDGQLHIIDQNSGSILHTYPVIAPWMEPEVWQEARPTLFIQGDRAYVSEPATNKLHVVDLSNGKILSSATLPATPNELTGVTG
- the aztB gene encoding zinc ABC transporter permease AztB; protein product: MEFFIEPFAASFVFRALIAGCLVAVLCALIGTWVILRRLTFFGDAMSHGMLPGVAIASLLGGNLMIGAGISALIMSGGVVWTARKSTLSQDVSIGLQFITMLSLGVVIVSRSDSQAVDLTAFLFGDILGVRTVDIYLIIAAVLVGALMLWIFHRPFLALTFDERKAHTLNLHPRLTHLIMLILIALATVVSFQIVGTLLVFGLLIGPPATACILAAHTGRIPLIMTLAAALGCAEIYSGLLISWHANTAAGATITLLSAVIFFICLLTKNVISKLNCNA
- the gyrA gene encoding DNA gyrase subunit A, which translates into the protein MSDDNTAQYDRINPIDINEEMQSSYIDYAMSVIVGRALPEVRDGMKPVHRRVLYAMFDNGYRPDRSYVKSAKPVADTMGNFHPHGDSAIYDTLVRMAQPWSMRYPLVDGQGNFGSRGNDGPAAMRYTECRMTPLAMEMVRDIRENTVNFSPNYDGKTLEPDVLPSRVPNLLMNGSGGIAVGMATNIPPHNLNELADAIFWILENPDAEESEALEACMSFVKGPDFPTAGLIIGDKGIHDAYTTGRGSVRMRGVTSIEEEGNRTVIVITELPFQVNPDNLISNIAEQVRDGKLVGISKIEDESSDRVGMRIVVTLKRDAVARVVLNNLFKHSQLQTNFGVNMLSIVDGVPRTLRLDQMLRYYVAHQIEVIVRRTQYRLDKAEERAHLLRGLVKALDMLDEVIALIRRSPTPDEARTGLMSLLDVDEAQADAILAMQLRRLAALERQKIIDELAEIELEIADLKDILASPERQRSIVHDELKEIVDKYGDERRSKIIAATGDVSEEDLIARENVVVTITSTGYAKRTKVDAYKSQKRGGKGVRGAELKQDDIVRHFFVSSTHDWILFFTNYGRVYRLKAYELPETSRTARGQHVANLLEFQPGEQIAQVIQIESYEDAPYLVLATAHGRVKKSRLLDYESARSGGLIAINLNEDDRLIGAALCGENDELLLVSEYGQSIRFTADDEQLRPMGRATAGVKGMRFRENDQLLSMCVVRDGEFLLVATSGGYGKRTPLEDYSTQGRGGLGVVTFKYTPKRGRLIGAIAVEEDDEIFAITSAGGVIRTVVNQIRPSSRATMGVRLVNLEEGVELLAIDKNVEDEGEETAEAVAKGAVEGPASKATAESTVESTDDSDEE
- a CDS encoding ROK family protein, producing MPILTQQITPIHICAPQLPIARVFHQIRATDADRTSLQQDLGFSQAGITRHVSALIDAGLVEETRAQNEDGTRSGRPRTKLGIDGRHLVAWGAHIGVRSSEITVCDLAGRVIRHQKLDHDVTNFTPPETLDFVINQLQNLGAGLPDPLNIGLAFSAHVAPDGTVTSPAYGWEKVDIQQFLPFPISIGTGVAAMAGTEIINAPLNPTPYFEPSTLYFYAREVVSHAWIFNGAVHRPNSGRTPLAFGNSNTLKEASRRGIAARTFAELVSRARTETVAREILNERAHKLADAVISAVDVVDPDSIVFAGEAFTLDPDSLRIVVTRLRESTGSQLRIQRADSHILRTAAIHVALHPIRQDPLAFVAA
- a CDS encoding DUF3566 domain-containing protein, which translates into the protein MASREVSITRISPLATFRVALAMSIIGLVAWIICVSLLYFGLNAAGVWQNLNTVIGGVGAEQSITFGLVLSVSALLGAIAAITIAILAPLAAIIYNAIVDLFGGLRIQLQEEVD